In one Chitinophaga sancti genomic region, the following are encoded:
- a CDS encoding copper resistance protein NlpE, with protein MKILIIFALLLVLTSCSSKITDRRFVTIKPLRDWEVTLTFNKDSSFIMKDDFCCNEFYYCGKWRYVTNSKNTIVLSDTIKAVFDDYHEAFKVYNRDKHYFQLYPPHYYFPIISNDTITIKKNGRKILFRDLKFERQTIFDRKNLSKTRALLIAHELVYTLKMPNKEFKSRFGKGKRQMLKAKTKELMICPDFIFPMKMHRKGS; from the coding sequence ATGAAAATCTTAATAATATTTGCACTATTATTAGTGCTCACATCCTGCTCATCCAAAATAACGGATCGACGATTTGTTACAATAAAACCTTTGCGCGATTGGGAAGTTACGCTAACATTCAATAAAGATTCATCCTTTATAATGAAAGATGATTTCTGTTGTAATGAATTTTATTATTGTGGGAAATGGCGATATGTAACAAACTCAAAAAACACAATCGTTTTGTCTGATACAATTAAGGCTGTATTTGACGACTATCATGAAGCTTTCAAGGTATACAACCGAGATAAGCACTATTTCCAACTTTATCCTCCACATTATTATTTTCCTATTATTTCCAATGATACAATAACTATCAAAAAGAATGGGAGGAAAATACTTTTTCGCGATTTAAAATTTGAAAGACAGACAATATTCGATCGTAAAAATTTATCCAAAACAAGAGCTTTATTAATTGCACATGAACTCGTTTATACTTTAAAAATGCCTAATAAAGAATTCAAAAGTCGGTTTGGAAAAGGTAAAAGGCAAATGTTAAAGGCAAAAACTAAAGAATTAATGATTTGTCCCGATTTCATTTTCCCAATGAAGATGCACCGTAAAGGCTCTTAA
- a CDS encoding IS3 family transposase has product MALVNKEDNELSIVRQCQLLEVSRSSHYHEPKGESKQNLALMEQIDRLHLEHPYFGAERMAKHLSTPEVQVNVKRIRRLMRKMDISAIYPAPNTSEACKWHKTYPYLLRNLKIDRNNMVWSMDITYIPMPKGFMYLCAIIDWNSRYLLSWTLSNTMTVEFCLEALEKAVSIYGAPEILNTDQGSQFTSEDFTTAVLGAEIRLSMDGVGRATDNIAIERFWRSIKYENIYLNAYDSTLDLYKGIHRYVEFYNWERKHQGLEYKTPAEVYGAADKLSTYPQISTKRKKEPKKEKGYNSSNRFDSLINNSPIAV; this is encoded by the coding sequence ATGGCTTTAGTAAATAAGGAGGACAATGAGCTCAGTATTGTACGTCAGTGTCAATTGCTGGAAGTATCTCGTAGCAGCCATTACCATGAGCCCAAAGGAGAAAGCAAACAAAACCTGGCGCTGATGGAGCAGATAGACCGTCTGCATTTGGAACATCCTTATTTTGGAGCAGAGCGCATGGCAAAACATTTGAGTACACCAGAAGTACAGGTTAATGTGAAGCGCATAAGGCGATTGATGCGAAAGATGGATATTTCTGCCATATATCCCGCTCCTAATACAAGTGAGGCATGTAAGTGGCATAAAACATATCCTTACCTGCTTCGGAACCTGAAAATTGATCGGAATAATATGGTTTGGAGTATGGATATAACTTATATTCCAATGCCGAAGGGTTTTATGTACCTGTGTGCGATTATAGACTGGAATAGCCGCTATCTGTTATCCTGGACACTCAGCAATACTATGACAGTGGAATTTTGTCTGGAAGCGCTTGAAAAGGCCGTTTCTATTTATGGAGCACCAGAGATCTTAAATACGGATCAGGGCAGCCAGTTTACCAGTGAAGACTTTACAACAGCTGTATTAGGTGCTGAAATTCGCCTAAGCATGGATGGAGTAGGACGAGCCACTGACAATATCGCAATCGAAAGATTTTGGCGTAGCATCAAGTATGAGAATATCTATCTCAATGCTTATGATAGTACACTGGATTTATACAAGGGAATTCACAGGTATGTGGAATTCTACAACTGGGAACGAAAACATCAAGGCCTGGAATATAAGACTCCTGCTGAAGTTTATGGAGCAGCTGATAAGTTATCCACATATCCACAGATATCAACAAAAAGAAAAAAAGAACCAAAAAAAGAAAAAGGTTATAATAGTAGTAATAGATTTGATTCTTTAATTAATAATTCACCTATTGCTGTCTAA
- a CDS encoding transposase, with amino-acid sequence MNKGRRKFNAAFKAKVAIEALKEQLTLAELAEKYDIHPTQITEWKKQLLSGSEDVFDQGKKAGVAASDHQEEKDELYKQIGQLKVEVDWLKKKSEQAFGKNWKDGFSK; translated from the coding sequence ATGAACAAGGGAAGAAGAAAGTTCAATGCGGCGTTTAAAGCGAAAGTAGCTATCGAAGCCTTAAAGGAACAGCTGACATTAGCAGAGCTGGCCGAAAAGTATGATATACATCCTACTCAGATAACGGAGTGGAAGAAGCAACTGCTATCAGGTTCAGAGGATGTGTTTGATCAGGGTAAGAAAGCAGGCGTAGCGGCCTCTGATCATCAGGAAGAAAAAGACGAACTATATAAGCAAATCGGTCAGCTCAAGGTAGAGGTTGACTGGTTGAAAAAAAAATCTGAGCAGGCATTTGGGAAGAACTGGAAAGATGGCTTTAGTAAATAA